In the genome of Mesorhizobium sp. NBSH29, the window CCAACCGCGCGCGGCTGGAAAAGCCGGATCGTGTCGTCTTTGATCTCGACCCTGGTGAAGGCATCGAATGGCGCGAGATCGTCGAGGCAGCGGTTCATATCCGTGGAGAACTTGAAGCGCTGGGCCTTGTCCCGTTCGTCAAGACGTCGGGTGGCAAGGGCATTCACGTCGTCGTGCCGGTGACGCCCAAACGCGACTGGAAAAAAACGCATGAGGCCACAGGCGTCATTGCCACGCGCCTCACTGCATCCGCGCCGGACACATTCACCACCGTGATGGGCGCAAGCAACCGCAAGCGGCGCATATTTGTCGACTTCCATCGCAATGCGCGCAGCCACACCTGGGCAGCGCCATACACCCTGCGTGCCCGCACTGGGCTGCCGGCGTCCGCACCGCTGCAATGGTCTGATTTGGAAGCCATCGACGCTCCGCAGGATTTGAATTATTCTTCACTGCCGGGCCTTGTGGCAGCATCAGGCGACGCCTGGGCTGACATTGATAATTTCGCAAGGGAATTGCCGTTACTATCGACAAAAGTGAAGTAAATCTGCCGCGTAGGAGACATCCATGGCACCAAGAGCAAGCTGGAAAGGCTATCTGAAACTGAGCCTCGTGAGTTGCCCGGTGCGGCTCTATCCGGCCACCAGCGCGAGTGAGCGTATCAGTTTCAACCAGCTCCACAAAGAGACTCACAACCGTATCAACATGAAGCCGGTCGATCCCGAACTCGGCCTCGTTGAACGCTCTGATTTGGTTAAGGGCTATGAGTACGAGCCCAAGCAATATGTGATCATCGACGAGGAAGACCTCGACGCGGTACGGATCGAATCCAACCACACAATGAACATCGAGGCATTTGTCGATGAGGCAGCAGTCGACGTGATCTACCAGGATGCGCCCTATTACCTCGCCCCCGACGGAGCTATGGCGGAAGAGACCTTTGTGGTGCTGCGCGAGGCATTGCGCAAATCTGGCAAGCTTGCGATTGCCCGCCTTGTTCTGTCCAGCCGCGAGCGGGTAGTCACCATCGGTGCGCGTGAAAAAGGCATGTTTGTCTGTACGCTGCGCAACCCCAACGAGGTGCGCGGCACCGCCGAATATTTCGACAACATCCCGGTCGGCGAACCTGACAAGGAAATGCTGCAGCTGGCCGAAGCCCTGATCAAGCAGAAGGAAACCGACTTCGATCCGAAACTCTACGAGGATCGCTACGAAACGGCTCTGATGACCATGATCAAGGAGAAGCTGAAAGGCCACAAGCCGATCGTGGCTGCAGCGCCCGAACGCGGCAATGTGGTCAATCTCATGGATGCGCTGAAGGCGTCGCTCTCGCAGGCGAAACCGCCGGCAGAGAGCAAGAGCAAAGCCAAGAGCGGAGCAGCAGCTGCCAAACCGGCAGCCAAAGCCGCCGCGGGCGGCTCAAAGGCGAGGAAGTGACAGGGCTGGCCGGCACGCATTTTGGTCTCATAGGCGCGTTGGCGGCCTTTCCACGCAGGCTTGCCGCGCGCGAGGTCAAGCGCCTGCACGGCCATTTGCTTCGCGGCACCACCCGCGCAACCACGCATCTTGTTTTTGGCCGTACCCTGTTGGCAAAGCTCGACGGCCCCGATATCGCCATGCGCGCCGCACGTGAGCGCGCAACCAGTCGAGTGCTTTTGAGCGAAAACGCTTTTCTCCAGCAGCTTGGACTAATCACCGTGCCTGAGACGGCAAATCTCAGCCGCCAGGCGCTGGTAGAGCAGTCGCGTCTCAGCGTGGAGAATGTCGATCTGCTATCCCTGTTTGACGCTTTTGAGCATCCCAACGAACCCTTTTCCTTCAAGGATGTGATCCTGGCGCGCAAATATGCCGGCCTGATCTCCGGCGGTGCATCGTGGGATGCAATTGCGCGTTCGGTGCACCGCTTCGGCCCGGTCGGTTCACTGACCGCCAAATCGCTCCACATCGAGCGCGGCGAGGCGATCTATCTGCGCCACGGCGAGAGTCTGAGCGAACTGGACGGACAACTTCTGTTTGAGCTCGGCGCAAGCGGCGATGACGATCTGGAGGAATGGTTTTCTGCTGCTGAAACGGCTGAGGCCGAGGGAAACTTTGGCGATGCGGCGGACCTCTATCAACGTTGCATCGACCTTGACCCGGCAGATGCTGTCGCCGCATTCAACCGCGCAAATTGTCTGCGTCAGTCCGGGCGGATGGCCGAAGCCGCAAGCGACTATCACCGCGCCATCAAACGAGACCCTGCCTTTGTCGAATCCTGGTTCAATCTTGCCGGATTGATGACCGAGAGCGAAAAGTCGGCTTCAGCACGCCGCTACCTCGAAAAGGCGATAGCTCTCGACAAGACCTATGCCGATGCAGTGTTCAATCTTGCCGGGTTGGAGTTCGATGCCGGCAATCTTGTGGCGGCACGGAGCAATTGGGTGCGCTATCTCGAGCTCGACAGCAATTCTGACTGGGCTCGCACGGCTGCGCGCGGCATCCAGTTTGTCGATCTCCAAATAGCGCAGCGGACGGCGGGTTGATGAGCGCTGAAAAATTTCTGTTTGACGGCGATGCAGCTTCAGCAACGACTGTTCTGCTTGCCCATGGCGCCGGCGCGCCGATGGATTCTGCCTCGATGTCAGCCTTGGCAAAAGTTCTGGGCGAAGAGGGTTTTCGCGTTGCCCGCTTCGAGTTCGCCTACATGGCCGCCCGGCGCGAAGGGCAGCGCAAACCACCGCCCCGCGCCGATAGGCTTATCCCTGAATTCGTGGCCGCGATTGAAGCGCTGGGCGCAGTCCAAAAACTGCTCATCGGAGGCAAGTCGATGGGTGGACGTGTCGCCAGCATGGCCGCCGACACTCTCTTCCAGGATGGGAAAATCGCCGGCCTCGTCTGCTTCGGCTACCCGTTCCACCCGCCAGCCAAGCCGCAGCAATTGCGCACTGCGCATCTGGAAGAGCTCGTCACGCCGACGCTGGTCTGCCAGGGCGACCGCGATGAATTCGGCACCCGTGATGAAGTTGTCGGCTATGCGCTTTCCGACCGGATCAAAATTCTCTGGCTACCGGATGGCGACCACGATTTGAAGCCGCGCAAAAGTATTTCGGGCTTCAGCGTAGCCAATCATCTGGAAACAGTAGCGCACGCTGTGCGCGACTTCGCCGACGCGCTGTAGGGTCCATGTGCGGTGACGAAGCTCGCCACCTTCAACGTCAACAACATCAACAACCGCCTCGATATTCTTTTGGCCTGGCTCGACGTGGCAAAGCCTGATGTCGTGTGCCTGCAGGAGTTGAAAGCGACCGACGCCAACTTTCCGGGAGCTGCGCTGGAACAGGCAGGTTACGGAGCGGTATGGCGGGGCCAGCGCACCTGGAACGGGGTTGCCATTCTTGCCCGTGGCGCGAGCCCCGTGATGACGCGCGATACCTTGCCGGGTGATCCGGATGATACCCAGGCACGCTACATTGAGGCGGCGGTGAACGGCATCCTCATAGGCTGTCTGTACGCTCCGAACGGTAACCCGCAGCCTGGCCCGAAGTTCGACTACAAACTCGCTTGGCACGCCCGCTTCGAAGCGCACGCCGCCGAGCTTCTGGCTGCCAGTGTGCCCGTGGTGCTGGCCGGCGATTACAACATCGTACCGGAGCCCCGCGATGTCTATGCAACAAAATCCTACGACGACAATGCTCTGGTGCAGCCCGAAAGCCGCGCCGCCTTCGCCCGACTTTTGAAGCAGGGCTGGACCGACGCGCTGCGCACACTCTTCCCGAACGACGAAATCTATACGTTCTGGGACTACCGGCGAAACCGCTTCCAGCGCAATGCAGGCATGCGGCTCGACCACATCCTGCTGTCGCCCGACCTTGGCCCGAAGTTGAAACATGCCAGCGTCGACAAGGATGTGCGCGCGCTTGACAACGCCAGCGACCATGCTCCGCCCTGGGTGGAACTTAAGCTTTAGGTGCAGTCTCCACGACAGGCCCGCGATAAGGCCAGCCGCGGTGGCGTTTCAGCAGACGCGCAACCGGCTTTTCGATCAGCTCATAGGCGAGCGCCCCGAGCGCGACGCCCGCAAGGATGCCCACCACAACGGATAAGGCGCTCGGCAGGCCGAACGTCTCGGAGGCTTTCAAGACAGCGCCGATGCCCATCGTGTGCCACAGATATATGGAATAGGAACTGTCCCCGAGATAGCCGAGCGCGCGGCTTACGGGCAGCCGTCCGGCCCGTTCGATCAGGAGCAGGCTGACAAGCAAGAGTCCTGACAGTGGCCCATGAACGACTTCGCTGAAGGCGCTGCCGGTAAGGGCGATCAGGCAAAATCCGCCTGCGGCGACTGCAAACGCAGCAAATCCGGCTGAAGCAGAAGGTTTCACGGCCTCCGAGAGCCACCAGCGTGCAATAAGGATGCCGAGCAGAAATTCCAGAATGATCGGTCGGCTGTAGGTTGCCAGCATCGGATTATCCGGCTCGAACAGGTGGCCCCAGAACACCAGGACGACAAGCATAGCAGCCAGCACCGGCAGGCGTGTCCCACGGCGCAGGAAAAGCGTTACAGCAAACAGCGCGTAGAAGAACATTTCATAGTTCAGCGTCCAGCCTTGCACCAGAACGGGCCAGATTTCCCCCTTGGCGGGCGAATAGTGTGGGATGAACAGGAAAGAGCCGGCAATGTGCTGCCAGGTGAGCACGATATTGGGAAGCAGACCGAAAAGCGCGCCGACGATCATCACCGCCGTGGCCACCCAGTAGGCGGGCGCGATGCGCGTCAACCGATCCATGAAGAATGTAAGCGGGGTCAATCCTTCTCGCCCGGCGATCAGCCACATGATGAAGCCGCTGATGACGAAGAACACGTCGACGCCGGCAGCGCCCACGACGAAATTATACCCGTTGCGCTCATTGGCATGAAAAATGACGACGGCCAGCGCCGCTATGCCGCGCAAATATTGAATGCCGAAATATGTGTTGGCCAATGCCCCTCCTGGCCCCTGTCTGTGTGCCATCCCCCCAGTCCAGACTGGACTAGTGGGTTTTGAGGCTTCGGTCACCTCCTGACAAAGAGAATAGTTAACCCTCGAGATGAATGTCTGCTCAATGAGTGAAAGCGTGGGACCGATCAGGGCGCATCGGATCACTGGTGGAAGCGTAGTGGTCCTCTAACCTGACGTCCGTTCCGCCCCCTGCGGTGAGCGGCGGATAGTGCGGCGGGCTGCAATCAGTGGCTCGGCCCGAGCATCGTCTTCCTCGACGCTCGAAAACAACCAGTCAATGAAGGCATCGACAGCCGGCGTGGAGCGAAGGTCATTGCTACAGGCGACGTAAAAAGCATCGACTGCGGGCACGGCAAGTTGGAACGGAACTATCACCTGACCTTTGGTCAACAGATTTGCCGCTGTCAGCGTATCTCCCAGCGCAATTCCATGGCCAAGCAAGGCAGCTTCAATCGCAAGTCGGGCATCGGAAAAATGGTGCTGCTGTACGCCAGAGAGGCCATGCACATCAGCTGCAGTCAGCCAGATATGCCACTCATGCCCCCCATCTCCATGCAAGATGGTGTGTTCTGCAAGATCACGCGCGGTGCGGATAGGCCGATTGTTGACCAGCGAAGGACTGGCGATCGGAAAGAGATCCAGATGCGACCAAAGCTTCAACCAGCAATCCGTCCAGCTGCCGTCACCATAGAGAATTGCAATATCTACATCAGGCGTGTGGATAAGTGCAGGATCGTTCGCGGCATTCAACGTCAGCCGGATTTCCGGATAGCGCGCAGTAAAGCTCGCCAGCCTCGGCATCAGCCATAGCGACAGCAGAGCGGAAACACAGGTGATCGACAGCGCCCCAGATTTTGCAGGTCGGGTCATTCGCGCGGTGGCCGCCGCGATCTCCGCGAAGGCCGATGTCACTGAGGGTAACAGATCGGCGCCATGCTCGGTCAGCGTCAATCGCTGCCCGCCTCGGTTGAAGAGTTTAACTTTCAACGATGCCTCAAGCGCCTTGATCTGATGGCTGATGGCGCCGTGCGTAACAAAAAGCTCCTTGGCAGCCTTGGTCAGAGAGCGATTGCGCGCTGTTGCCTCGAAGGCGCGCAGCGGGTTGAGCGGGGGCAGTCTCTGGTTCAAAGTAGGGCCATCCGTGAAATGCTGATGTGAGAATAACTCACAAAATCATTGCAAACAATGTCCATTGCTTTCCACGCCGTGCCTTGCAAGATTTTAGTTTAGCAGCAGCGCTTTTCGGCGCGCTAGGACTTGTAAGGATCGATCAATGGATTGGGACGCGGCGAAGCTGAAAGAATTGATTGCCAAGTATGGCGAGAGTCACGGCGGTGAGTTGTTCAACCCGCAGTTCCGGCGCGTAGCAGACAAGATTTTCAGCAAGAGCGGGACCAGACTGGCACCCTATTCAGGTATTCCCACGTTCCTGACAGCGCCCTACATGGAAATCGATAACGACAAGCCCGATTTCAAGGATCTGCAGGTCGCAATGATTGGTATGCCAATGGATCTGGGGGTAACCAACCGTAATGGTTCGCGCTTCGGGCCGCGCGCTCTTCGCACCATCGAACGTATTGGACCCTACAACCATGTGCTCGATTGCGCGCCGGTGCATGATCTGCGCGTTGCCGACATCGGCGATGTCAGCTTCCGAAGCCGCTATCGGTTGGAAATGAGCCATGAAGACATCGAGCGGCGGGTCGGTCAGATCGTCGACGCTGGTGTGCTGCCCCTGTCCATCGGTGGCGATCATTCGATTACCCATCCGATTTTGAAGGCCGTTGGTAAAAAACGGCCGGTGGGCATGATCCATATCGATGCCCATTGCGATACGGGCGGCGCGTATGACCTGACCAAGTTTCACCACGGCGGTCCGTTCCGCAATGCGGTGCTTGA includes:
- the ku gene encoding non-homologous end joining protein Ku, with protein sequence MAPRASWKGYLKLSLVSCPVRLYPATSASERISFNQLHKETHNRINMKPVDPELGLVERSDLVKGYEYEPKQYVIIDEEDLDAVRIESNHTMNIEAFVDEAAVDVIYQDAPYYLAPDGAMAEETFVVLREALRKSGKLAIARLVLSSRERVVTIGAREKGMFVCTLRNPNEVRGTAEYFDNIPVGEPDKEMLQLAEALIKQKETDFDPKLYEDRYETALMTMIKEKLKGHKPIVAAAPERGNVVNLMDALKASLSQAKPPAESKSKAKSGAAAAKPAAKAAAGGSKARK
- a CDS encoding tetratricopeptide repeat protein, which codes for MTGLAGTHFGLIGALAAFPRRLAAREVKRLHGHLLRGTTRATTHLVFGRTLLAKLDGPDIAMRAARERATSRVLLSENAFLQQLGLITVPETANLSRQALVEQSRLSVENVDLLSLFDAFEHPNEPFSFKDVILARKYAGLISGGASWDAIARSVHRFGPVGSLTAKSLHIERGEAIYLRHGESLSELDGQLLFELGASGDDDLEEWFSAAETAEAEGNFGDAADLYQRCIDLDPADAVAAFNRANCLRQSGRMAEAASDYHRAIKRDPAFVESWFNLAGLMTESEKSASARRYLEKAIALDKTYADAVFNLAGLEFDAGNLVAARSNWVRYLELDSNSDWARTAARGIQFVDLQIAQRTAG
- a CDS encoding alpha/beta hydrolase family protein, with amino-acid sequence MSAEKFLFDGDAASATTVLLAHGAGAPMDSASMSALAKVLGEEGFRVARFEFAYMAARREGQRKPPPRADRLIPEFVAAIEALGAVQKLLIGGKSMGGRVASMAADTLFQDGKIAGLVCFGYPFHPPAKPQQLRTAHLEELVTPTLVCQGDRDEFGTRDEVVGYALSDRIKILWLPDGDHDLKPRKSISGFSVANHLETVAHAVRDFADAL
- a CDS encoding exodeoxyribonuclease III — encoded protein: MTKLATFNVNNINNRLDILLAWLDVAKPDVVCLQELKATDANFPGAALEQAGYGAVWRGQRTWNGVAILARGASPVMTRDTLPGDPDDTQARYIEAAVNGILIGCLYAPNGNPQPGPKFDYKLAWHARFEAHAAELLAASVPVVLAGDYNIVPEPRDVYATKSYDDNALVQPESRAAFARLLKQGWTDALRTLFPNDEIYTFWDYRRNRFQRNAGMRLDHILLSPDLGPKLKHASVDKDVRALDNASDHAPPWVELKL
- a CDS encoding acyltransferase family protein, with product MAHRQGPGGALANTYFGIQYLRGIAALAVVIFHANERNGYNFVVGAAGVDVFFVISGFIMWLIAGREGLTPLTFFMDRLTRIAPAYWVATAVMIVGALFGLLPNIVLTWQHIAGSFLFIPHYSPAKGEIWPVLVQGWTLNYEMFFYALFAVTLFLRRGTRLPVLAAMLVVLVFWGHLFEPDNPMLATYSRPIILEFLLGILIARWWLSEAVKPSASAGFAAFAVAAGGFCLIALTGSAFSEVVHGPLSGLLLVSLLLIERAGRLPVSRALGYLGDSSYSIYLWHTMGIGAVLKASETFGLPSALSVVVGILAGVALGALAYELIEKPVARLLKRHRGWPYRGPVVETAPKA
- the gcvA gene encoding transcriptional regulator GcvA, yielding MNQRLPPLNPLRAFEATARNRSLTKAAKELFVTHGAISHQIKALEASLKVKLFNRGGQRLTLTEHGADLLPSVTSAFAEIAAATARMTRPAKSGALSITCVSALLSLWLMPRLASFTARYPEIRLTLNAANDPALIHTPDVDIAILYGDGSWTDCWLKLWSHLDLFPIASPSLVNNRPIRTARDLAEHTILHGDGGHEWHIWLTAADVHGLSGVQQHHFSDARLAIEAALLGHGIALGDTLTAANLLTKGQVIVPFQLAVPAVDAFYVACSNDLRSTPAVDAFIDWLFSSVEEDDARAEPLIAARRTIRRSPQGAERTSG
- the speB gene encoding agmatinase, coding for MDWDAAKLKELIAKYGESHGGELFNPQFRRVADKIFSKSGTRLAPYSGIPTFLTAPYMEIDNDKPDFKDLQVAMIGMPMDLGVTNRNGSRFGPRALRTIERIGPYNHVLDCAPVHDLRVADIGDVSFRSRYRLEMSHEDIERRVGQIVDAGVLPLSIGGDHSITHPILKAVGKKRPVGMIHIDAHCDTGGAYDLTKFHHGGPFRNAVLDGVLDPTRTIQIGIRGAAEYLWEFSYESGMTVIHAEEVTGLGIPAIIARARQIIGDGPTYLSFDIDSLDPSFAPGTGTPEIGGLTTREVLDLIRGLKGMNIVGGDVVEVAPQYDSTTNTAHAGAQMLFEILSLMVFSPAISGGKSDA